From the Trifolium pratense cultivar HEN17-A07 linkage group LG4, ARS_RC_1.1, whole genome shotgun sequence genome, the window TTCTGTATCTCCTGATGCTCTTAATCCTCTTCGTGGTTATGTTTCGTTACCACAAGTTACCTTTGGCCCCAAAAGGTTCTTTCTTTCGTCATCAttcttaatttttcaattttttttataattaattgattgattgattttaatttgtttaaggttctttatttgaatttgatttctagGTTATTGatttagtgtgtgtttggttctatggtggaaaaaatgattttgtttgaattgattttttcGTTAAAAGTTACTTTAAGGTAAAATGACATGACACTATTTGTTTGAATATGTTTACTTGtaagtaaaattaattataaatttaagtttaaaaatcatattttgagACTAGAGGTACAAATTCTAGCTTCAAGTTAGAATGATTCTAGaggaaaaatcaattttgatcgGATTAGGTATGACCGACCAAGTCACTCGGCCGACCATCGATCCAGGTCAAGGCCGAGCTCAAAGGAAGAACCAGGTCACAATAAAACCAGTCCCTCGGCTGACCGTGTAGGTTAAGCCGAGCAGGAAGGACCAACTAGCTCATTGGGTACAGCTGATTCAGTCAACACATTCGCCCGGCCAACCATGCAGGTCAAGGCTGAGCAGGAAGGGAAGGACCATTCTTGACATATTCAGCCTTGCAGGACTGCTGGTCCCTGTGGAGTTGTTACCCTCATGTTACGTGTCTTGTACGAACAAGAACCATACCAAGGAAAAGGTGATGAAATCATGGTTACTACAAATCAAAATCACAAGAGAGATAGAGATTATCAATGCTCAGAATGTTTCGTTTTAAACAACTTTTGAATTGATTGAAAAATATGATGAAAATGAATACCTGATGCTCTAGTTATATACAGCTTTTGTAGAATTAACTCCTAACTACTTATCAATAACCATTGACTATATCCTAAGTTCTAATTAACTCTTATAACCAATCGTCTAATTATATATTTCAGTTATTTCATCTGTATAAGGTTCttcttttaaatttgaattcttgttatttttttatttagtcttATTCTAAATTGGGTGTTGGGAGGGAAATGAAGTTGTTTGTAGTTTGGAATCCGTGataattcagttttttttttggtttgtttatgGAAAGCCATAATTTTTAGTTGATGATTTTGATGTTTAGTTGTGTTTCAGGTTTTGAACATAATGATTTGGTTTCAGGTGGGAAATGCCTGAAGCAGCACATGGGGTTTCAGCCTCTACAGCTAATGAGTTACGTCAGGACCGGTTCGCCGTTCATGTTAACCCAGAGAAGTTAAAAGCAGCATCAGAAGGGCTTGCAAATGGTATGTTTCAttcttcttatattaattaACTGGTGATGAATGCCCTCTTTTGCTCATTGTAAGAGGTAAGTGCTGTAAGCAATTCTCAATAAAAACAGGGTGTAAACGGTGTTTTTTTGGTAAACCGTTCAGTTAAACACTTATTCAATAATCGCTTACCGGGTAAGTGGTTATCTACAAACTGTTTCTTCGATTGAATAGGAAATAATTAGATCCTGATGCAAGCTCTATTTAAGCTGTTACTGTAAGATaagttgaaatatttttttcctaattaAATGCTCCCGTGGGCGTTACCTCTGAAAAagtatttaattgacaaaactTGTTTATCTGTGGTATCATCAAACTTCACATTACTTTTCTATGGATTTACAATCTGTACCAGCTAATAGTTGGTGGAAAACTAAGGGCATAGACAGATCCGTTATAATTTATGATAATTCTCTATGGTTACACTGTAATGTGTTGCTCACTGTTTTACTTTGATTAAACACATGAAATgttaatttttgattaatttatGATAATTCTCTATGGTTACACTCGGGACTTAATTTATGAGCATCATGTATTTCTACTAAGCAATTTGGTCTAACCCCAGATTGACTTTATATGGTGGTATAAATGTTGAGGTTTTTCTGAGGGGAATAACTTATTGGGTCTAAAGAGTGTTCCATTAATTTCAGCGGGGAGAGTTGTCATTCATTGAGTTTCTCGTCAGTTACAAAAGCAAAAGTTAAACCTTCACAGGTTCCCGGTAACAGTAGACAAATTTGTGGTTATGATTTCAAATTAGCAATATTTGGAAATTTATGGTTACCATAGCTATAAGCCATTTAAGGAAAATTTTAGGACTCTTTGGCAGTGTTACAGTAAGGGGAACCCATTAGATTGAAATTATGGTTGAGGTCTTTTAAATTTAGAATATTGAAATTGTGAATAAGGGAGAGCGAAGGGTATATGACATAACTAAGGTTTAAATGGGGGAAACAACAGTGGGATGTTATTCGGGAAGAAACTACTTCTTTGTTTTAAGTCAGGTTGTATTTGGTAATTGTcatcaattaaataaaaaaaaactcgaaATTTTAACAGTTAATACATCTCAAAATTTTTTACTTCTGCTTACAAGATCAataaaaaactccaaaaattgTCTTATATATGAGTCTGAAGGTAGTAATAGCACACAATAGAGCGTGCTATAGTGCTATGACTATCACCAGCTGAAGTAGAACTATTCATATCATATGTATATCTTTGTGTAATAGTTAAATTTATACACACTATAGTGTATGGTCTATACTCTGTAGATAATGGTTTATGATGTATTCTGATTTTGCTGTGCTATAATGATGTTAAGGAAAGAAAAAGGATCGAATAAATGCTTTGGGGATGATGCCCATGTTTTCTAATtccttattttgttttcaattttatagtTGGAAAGGCATTTGCTATTGCCACTGCAGTTGTATTTGGTGGTGCTGCAATGGTAATTGGTACAGTGGCCTCCAAGTTAGAGCTGCATAATGTAAGTGATCTGAGTTATATGTTGACATGAAATTCTAtgactagtttttttttctttttttatttttgataagcaaattcTATGACTAGTTAATTTCCAAAGAAATTAAGAGTAGTTAATCCATTTGATTGCCTATCTCACAATATTTCCATTTTCAGTCTTCATTGAATATTCATCATGTTCAACGAACTACGTACTTAGGAACATAAAATTCTTCATGTAAACCATAGTACTGTTTGTTACTCtcttttttatatgttttttcagTTGTATCAATAGATTTTTATGTAGCTATATAAATTGTGAAATTCAATTTATTGGTTCTTTATcttaaatttttgttgtttataacAGATGGGTGACCTCAAAACTAAAGGAAAGGATAGTGTTGAGCCACAACTTGAGAATATTAAAAACCAATTTGTTCCCATGAAAATATGGGTAAGTTTTAAACTGCATTTCTTTTATACGTTTGAATATTTCAATTGAAAGGCATAACTAAAAATGCAaaacttttattatttatagGCTGAGAATATGTCAAAAAAGTGGCATTTGGAAAAGAAAGATGTCAAGCAGAAGACTATTGTAAAAGATCTATCTAAAATTTTGGGTGCTAAATCATCATCAGAttgatattttcatttttatttgttttccttttcttctttaatGGCGGCATGAGCGATATGTAGATAGTTTGGATGTAGTGTGCTTTTGGCTGTTGTTGTGGCTATAGTATAGATGTTAAAGCTTGctggaaaatgaaaataacacagtactagtataacttacccgtgcaattgcacgggttaatgttcaatgaaaaatataaattattaaaattttaatattttgtgattttttaattatctataaatttttttatttaatgtaatttatttagatatgaaaaataatacaaattttacatattttaaaGGGGAGGGTGTATATTAATCttccactccccgttcccaactcacatgttattttttctctcatagACATCTGCATTAGTTTCTGTAAGGATCTCatcaacatattaaaaaaattgaataaataaatttattcttcGTCTTTAAATATGCTCTTTAGATCCAATAGAAAAAACATATAGGCCATAGAGATGAGAAATGATAAAAAACTGAATAAGAGAAAAGAATATGtaaaaaagagatgaaagaaagctgagagcaaaaatatttttagtcaattttggcaatgtttctaaaattttgttttatcatcAAATCATATTCCTTGAGTGTAGCTATCTTATATACCAATGTTTGACATAATATTTTTGGTGCAATAATTAATTCGTAATTAACACACGATTAATATAAAGACTTCTATAGAAAGCTAGAAATTAATATACAAACTTCTTGAGAAAGTCAAATctcataaaatatgaaaatttcaataaattaatgatAGTATTGCaagaccaaaaataaattaatgtatttaaataaaaataaacaaattgatgaagagaaagtttcatttttgtttagtaccaaattgtaaaaaaaaaggtaaactaATTCAAAGTCCAAtgaattgtttttaattaaCCTAATTTTAATACCTAAAACTATGCATCATTAAACATAattatttggattttattttaatatttttaactataCAAATAACTAATTCAAAGTCCactgattgtaaaaaaaaaaaaaaaactatacaaatAACTAATATGaattcaaaaactaaaataatacgTAAGAAAACTACATAGTGAGGtacatataaaatttcatatataaataataatgaacATAACACTattgaaaaaatacatcatttgatcACTCTGTTGATTCATTCATTAAGAGAATACATCATTGATATTTCAAGTTGTATCCAACTCATAATTATTGATAAAGCAAGATAAGAAAAAAAGAGACTCCAAGTTTGATCtcaattcaatccattttgtcaGAATATGATGCATTTCTTATTGTCTTCCAATGATTTCTGTGTCACAAATAATAAattggattaataaataaaaataaaaatataaagaccaaaagaaaataatctaaatagcaaaaaaaaacaatataagaaatatcgaacaaagaaaaaataataaagaaatttttaaaaagtgacaatagacaaaaaaaattgtgagtaTTGAGAGAGAtgaaatctataacaatatataaaggggatagggGAGTTTGGGTTAACTTTTTCTTTGGTCTATTTTGCCCTTCACTATCATTTGAAATAACACATATAacacccttgatttttttagtagcaacaaaaaaatgtgattaacaaactcacaataacataagacattttaGTCTTCATACaaatgtcatatatatatatatatatatatatatatatatatatatatatatatatatatatatatatatagtgaaaaaaatgaacatatgagtaattttatctttaatgtgaaattaaattcattaaagtcaaatatattgattccattttcaatttaaaaaacgtattagtaaatatatttgtaaataaggcatattccattccattatattataaattgatgcacatgaatataactcaaatattccattttttttaagataataaaatatgaagaattggcttgttaaaaaaaatgaagaattatattttaaaataaatttcgaattttaatttttattaataaattgaatgtgaataattttttttatcaaactaatgcttatattttaataaaaatatattagttttttagcataattctttttatcacataataagaatttgtttttgtatgttaaaaaaattggggtcttgtttaaaaaaaaaattggggtctTACCATTTTAGAATATTAGTACTATAACTTGTTTGATTGTCTCCTAATCTCCTAATAATAATGTATTGAATTcttaccaaaataaataatgttttgaATTGTTTCCAAATATAGAATATAAATTGACTActcatttattttcatattttctgtgcatgtatataatataaaaataatttgttgtaaAACTACTCATTTATGTTAAAGGTAATTTAGACAAATGCACTCAAATAATaatacagttttttttattaatcaaataataatacacttaaaaaataagaattgaaaatattgttgatatttttcaaacgaaaaaaaaaatctcaacatCTAATgttgtttaaattaatttataagaataagaaatttctatatatagtattatagttataatttttaaatttgatttttgtgatTAAACCCgattaatatatcaataattgtctttctgattttgatttttgtgattTAAACCTGATTAATATAGTAATGGTTGCATTTTTAAATTAACCAAaggtcaaataaataaaattagagaaatGTTCTAATAAGTCGCCACATAGGAGATTAGTAAATAGTAGAGTGACATCTAATCAAGTGATCAAATAGAGAATGACACATAGGAAAGTTTCCATGAgaaaaaactcctaaacatataaataatagatagatatattcacaaaaataaagagTTTAcctatttgtattttttattttattttgtgtctttcaaGTGTGcttaataatatgaaatgagttttttttctaaaaaaataaaatggattggtaaaaaaaaaaataataagaattcataatgattgtaaagagaattggtaatgttgttaaaaaaaattaaaacgtattcgattgtttcattttgaattgattatttgtaaattagcattaaattttgattcagaaaaacactaaagaaaaaatattccttATATGAGTACCGCACATAAATTCTATTGAAGATGCTCTCTAAATTGCCATATAGAAAAGATGTTCTCAATTGTTGTCACATAGATTATGATgaatgagaggatgccacattggattaataaaaattaaaattcataagaaAGTGACACGCAGATTTGTTTCCTAgagaaaaaactcttaaacatattagtcaaatatattgattccaattttaattttaaaaatatattagtaaattagtaattagtaaattagtaaataagacatattccattatattataaataaattaaataaattaatgcacatgaatataacacacatattccaatttttttaaataataataaaatattaattatattatgtgactctatataattataaaattatgaaaatatataatatattttttttaccgtaatacaatatatatatatatatatatatatatgtgaccttagtattttgatacacgaccatttagaaaaaattttgtgagagaataattttgatcataaagatttaatatttttttaattgaatttgaagaccataaaaattattatatccagctgacaattatacctaattattatatccagttggcaatcttcctttcataaaaaaaattttaaaaacaattgctttggtacaaaaaaaaaaaattttgacgaaattggtacaaaaataattattagagtaaatttatgattttcggtcaacaaaaataatgactatATAATTGCTTGCTATATATAGCACTTCAGAAACAATTCCTTTTGTAataatgcaaaataaaaaaaaaatgaaaaatcatataaagtatttaattcatttatggCCAAAAATATGGGAGAAAAATGCATTTGGGAACGCCATGTGTACATAATCCTTTCTATCAAACCCTcccaaataataatataataataataataataataataataataataataataataatagatagatagatagataatagATAATGGGGATAGataataggtgcattaaatacgatttataaacaataattgagaaatgattgaatttccaaattagccaaagattttaagtaaaatgatatcatcatgtattagagaaattgcaaaggccttcatagttagccacataggaatttgagaaatattagaattccacataagacatggatcaaggaaatggtgccacataggaataagaccatgagagagaaactcctaaatatataaataatagatgtATATGTATGTAGTAATAAGAGGAATTGTTTTGGTTAATTCAAAAATTCCTTTGCTCTTTCAAGCAGACTAAACTAGTGTAAGGTTTTGAAAACCACAATTTGTTGCAACAAGATGGTACCTAGCAATGTGAGATAAATATCTAATATGCCTATGTTTGTCTATGTTTATGCAAAGCTACTTTGTTCCATATCTTTTAAGGTTATAACACAGTTTGGTTATACCAATTTGGTTTTAGTCGCTCAATTTTTTTGGATTCTATTATATTCCCTGTAGTATAGTCTTTGATGAAATTTGAGCAATAATGATGTCATTTTTAAGTGTCAGAAAAGTTTCAGCAGAATTAAGAACTAGCATCTTTAAAACTGCAACATGAGTAAACCTACCAAGAACCTCGTTACCATAAACTCTTGTTGTCAGGTGTTGCACTTACACTTTAGATTGAGCGTGTGTCTGATGTTCGACACAGCAAGTGTCGATGTCCAATATTTATTGTCTGTGGCAATGCTTCACAGCTAGCTACCATTGTTCTGTATTGAAACCAATCTCATTGTGTGATTCACATCACCTAGCTTTTTCTAT encodes:
- the LOC123881382 gene encoding uncharacterized protein LOC123881382, translating into MSFLAGRLAGKEAAYFFQESKQAVTKLAQKNNHNHNHNPISKPNATDERQHLQDHADVLPEVLKHSLPSKLFRDETVDATSSSFSKWVLPSDLKLRSSVSPDALNPLRGYVSLPQVTFGPKRWEMPEAAHGVSASTANELRQDRFAVHVNPEKLKAASEGLANVGKAFAIATAVVFGGAAMVIGTVASKLELHNMGDLKTKGKDSVEPQLENIKNQFVPMKIWAENMSKKWHLEKKDVKQKTIVKDLSKILGAKSSSD